One genomic segment of Clostridium saccharoperbutylacetonicum N1-4(HMT) includes these proteins:
- a CDS encoding cobalt-precorrin-6A reductase, translating to MIGFILGTSEGRKILSLMNEYTDNIVVTTATTYGGQLLEKFKMKNLNTKPLNKEEMLEWIKVNSINILVDASHPYAEIVTRTAIECAEELDIKYLRYERKGALEDIEDEDIIRVKDYDEAINIIKNIEGNVLNTTGGNNVTKFLSLECKYRVIHRILPSPNVLSKIVDAGIKLKDIIALQGPISYELEKAFIKQYDAKAILTKDSGTEGGVLEKYKAAKECNIKLIVIDKPKFIGDTPFSSEEELVQHIVKITQTY from the coding sequence ATGATTGGATTTATACTTGGAACTTCAGAAGGAAGAAAAATTCTATCTTTAATGAATGAATACACAGATAATATTGTAGTAACAACAGCTACAACATATGGTGGACAGCTTCTTGAAAAATTTAAAATGAAAAATTTAAACACAAAACCTTTAAACAAAGAAGAAATGTTAGAATGGATTAAAGTAAACTCCATCAATATATTGGTAGATGCATCACATCCTTATGCAGAAATTGTTACTAGAACTGCAATAGAATGTGCTGAAGAACTTGATATTAAATATTTGAGATATGAAAGAAAAGGTGCATTAGAAGATATTGAAGATGAAGATATAATAAGAGTTAAAGATTATGATGAAGCTATTAATATTATAAAAAACATAGAAGGTAATGTTTTGAATACCACAGGCGGAAATAATGTTACTAAATTTTTAAGCTTAGAATGCAAATACAGAGTGATACATAGAATTTTACCATCGCCAAATGTCTTATCTAAAATTGTAGATGCTGGAATCAAGCTTAAAGATATCATAGCACTTCAAGGACCTATATCCTATGAACTTGAAAAGGCTTTTATTAAGCAATATGATGCTAAGGCGATTTTGACAAAAGATAGTGGCACAGAAGGTGGAGTATTAGAAAAATATAAAGCAGCAAAAGAGTGTAATATTAAGTTAATAGTTATAGATAAACCTAAATTTATAGGGGATACACCTTTTTCTAGTGAAGAGGAATTAGTTCAACATATAGTAAAAATAACTCAAACATACTAA
- a CDS encoding TetR/AcrR family transcriptional regulator has protein sequence MRKKDDEKEKSIKEAVIKLILKEGFHGTSISKIAKEAGVSPATVYIYYENKEVMLRDIYLEYSEEILEYLLNKVSNINNGQMLIEILIKEYYTYIRENEEIFHFVDQFSNCPALANQCASRNSINKLNYLLDNLKEKRIFRDFQNDNLAAIIFSPVKSIAINNCIEERKQVELIDEITRIIQKALLF, from the coding sequence ATGAGAAAAAAGGATGATGAAAAAGAAAAAAGTATAAAAGAAGCGGTAATTAAATTAATACTTAAAGAAGGCTTTCATGGGACTTCTATTTCAAAGATAGCAAAGGAAGCAGGAGTTTCACCGGCAACCGTTTATATCTATTATGAAAACAAAGAAGTAATGCTTCGAGATATATATCTTGAGTATTCAGAAGAAATTCTAGAATATTTACTTAATAAAGTTTCCAATATTAATAATGGACAAATGCTCATTGAAATTTTAATTAAAGAGTATTATACCTATATTAGAGAGAATGAAGAAATATTTCATTTTGTAGATCAATTTTCAAATTGCCCAGCTTTGGCAAATCAATGTGCTTCAAGAAATAGTATTAATAAATTAAATTATTTATTGGACAACTTGAAAGAAAAAAGAATTTTTAGAGATTTTCAAAATGATAATCTAGCAGCAATAATTTTTTCACCGGTAAAATCAATTGCTATAAATAATTGCATTGAAGAAAGAAAACAAGTTGAATTGATAGATGAGATTACTAGAATTATACAAAAAGCTTTGCTTTTTTAA
- the lon gene encoding endopeptidase La — protein sequence MMNLDRKNTKAVVIPISNMVLLANMTHKLKFSRISDEQYERLNSENQPIIVLPLKQNFNQVQLKEEDFHRVGVLIQIDGIEKSQKGYEFAIKVLDRVEVKSIEVGEDFVNAEFETASDIIDLTEKSKEEMLEYMKNVTYDISKNFDGAEPIVRKIENQKDLNKLIGYLVQFMPLSNDEKYDLMETQSIKDRGLKFMDYLLKQKEALKLQFEMAEKFTEKANKNYRETVLRQQLKAIQDELNEGKNGSPKGEKDYLKQIEEAGMPEEIKEAALYELEKLESQGQNGSEYNVIRNYLELLIKLPWKKSEATMVNLEEARRILDDQHYGLEKVKDRIIQHLAVMQLKKDKKGSILLLVGPPGTGKTSLGKSIAEALGRKYIRLSLGGVRDEAEIRGHRRTYVGAMPGRIIQSIKKAGENNPVMILDEVDKLMTGYNGDPAAALLEVLDPEQNNTFTDHYLDLPYDLSDVFFIATANSLETIPRPLLDRMEVIQISSYTINEKFHIGKNHLIPAILEEHGLNETQLVVEDEALEKTISEYTLEAGVRGLKKQLATIARVASEKIVSNKVELPFKVTVDQLETLLGRKVSRHDKAQDDNPPGVVTGLAWTSVGGEILFIEATDMPGSGQVILTGQLGDVMKESARISLSLLKSRLPMNTVNFREKDLHIHVPSGSVPKDGPSAGITLFTALASLVTGIKVNSKIAMTGEITLRGAVLPIGGLKEKLLGAQRAGITKVLIPKDNLIDLKDVPEEVRKELTIVAVETVEDVLRETLGISLPKVEHVVNFNISPEGTLNSR from the coding sequence ATGATGAATTTAGATAGAAAAAATACAAAAGCTGTAGTTATACCTATATCAAATATGGTTTTATTAGCAAATATGACTCACAAATTAAAATTCAGTAGAATTAGTGATGAGCAATATGAAAGATTAAATAGTGAAAATCAACCTATTATTGTTTTACCATTGAAACAAAATTTTAATCAAGTCCAATTAAAAGAAGAAGATTTTCATAGAGTTGGAGTATTAATTCAAATAGATGGAATTGAAAAAAGTCAAAAGGGATATGAATTTGCTATTAAAGTATTAGATAGAGTAGAAGTTAAATCAATTGAAGTTGGAGAAGATTTTGTAAATGCTGAATTTGAAACAGCATCAGACATTATAGATCTTACTGAGAAAAGTAAAGAAGAAATGTTAGAATACATGAAAAATGTTACTTATGATATCAGTAAAAATTTTGATGGAGCAGAACCTATAGTAAGAAAAATAGAAAATCAAAAAGATTTGAATAAATTAATCGGTTATCTTGTTCAGTTTATGCCACTTTCAAATGATGAGAAATATGACTTAATGGAAACTCAATCTATAAAAGATAGAGGTCTAAAGTTTATGGACTATCTATTAAAGCAAAAAGAAGCTTTAAAATTACAATTTGAAATGGCAGAAAAATTCACTGAGAAGGCAAATAAAAATTATAGAGAAACAGTATTAAGACAACAATTAAAAGCAATTCAAGATGAATTAAACGAAGGTAAAAATGGAAGCCCAAAAGGCGAAAAAGATTACTTAAAGCAAATTGAAGAAGCTGGAATGCCTGAAGAAATAAAAGAAGCTGCTTTATATGAATTAGAAAAATTAGAAAGTCAAGGTCAAAATGGTTCTGAGTATAATGTTATACGCAACTATTTAGAATTATTAATAAAGTTACCTTGGAAGAAATCAGAAGCTACAATGGTTAATTTAGAAGAAGCTAGACGTATTTTAGATGATCAACATTATGGATTAGAAAAAGTTAAGGATAGAATAATACAACATCTAGCAGTTATGCAGCTTAAAAAAGATAAAAAAGGCTCTATTTTATTATTAGTAGGACCTCCTGGAACAGGTAAGACAAGCTTAGGCAAGAGTATAGCTGAAGCTCTTGGAAGAAAGTATATTAGATTAAGTTTAGGTGGTGTTCGTGATGAAGCTGAAATCAGAGGCCATAGAAGAACTTATGTGGGAGCAATGCCAGGTAGAATAATTCAAAGTATTAAAAAAGCAGGAGAAAATAATCCTGTAATGATCTTAGATGAAGTTGATAAATTAATGACAGGTTATAATGGAGATCCAGCTGCTGCATTATTAGAAGTATTAGATCCAGAACAAAATAATACTTTTACTGATCATTATTTAGACTTACCATATGATTTATCAGATGTGTTCTTCATAGCAACAGCAAACTCATTAGAAACTATTCCAAGACCTCTATTAGATAGAATGGAAGTAATTCAAATATCAAGTTATACTATAAATGAGAAATTCCACATTGGTAAAAATCACTTAATCCCAGCAATACTTGAGGAACATGGTTTGAATGAAACTCAATTAGTTGTAGAGGATGAAGCCTTAGAAAAGACTATAAGTGAATATACTTTAGAGGCTGGTGTTAGAGGTCTTAAGAAACAATTAGCAACTATTGCAAGGGTAGCATCAGAAAAAATTGTATCTAATAAGGTAGAATTACCATTTAAAGTTACTGTAGATCAATTAGAAACTTTACTTGGTAGAAAGGTTTCAAGACATGATAAAGCTCAAGATGATAATCCACCAGGTGTTGTAACAGGATTAGCTTGGACATCAGTAGGCGGAGAAATTCTTTTCATAGAAGCAACTGATATGCCAGGAAGTGGACAAGTTATTTTAACAGGTCAACTAGGAGATGTTATGAAAGAATCAGCAAGAATTTCTTTAAGTTTATTAAAATCAAGATTACCAATGAATACTGTAAACTTCAGAGAAAAGGATCTTCACATTCACGTTCCATCAGGATCAGTGCCTAAGGATGGTCCATCAGCTGGAATCACATTATTTACTGCATTAGCATCTTTAGTTACAGGCATAAAAGTAAATTCAAAGATTGCAATGACAGGTGAAATTACTTTAAGAGGAGCTGTTCTTCCAATAGGCGGTCTTAAAGAAAAATTATTAGGAGCTCAAAGAGCTGGAATAACAAAGGTGTTAATTCCAAAAGATAATTTAATTGATTTAAAAGATGTTCCAGAAGAAGTTAGAAAAGAATTAACTATAGTAGCAGTTGAAACAGTAGAAGATGTTCTTAGAGAAACTTTAGGAATATCCTTACCAAAAGTTGAACATGTAGTTAATTTTAATATATCACCAGAGGGAACTTTAAATTCAAGATAA
- a CDS encoding putative RNA methyltransferase, giving the protein MNNSFSDKLLLCPVCKESLIKDTSSKVYRCDNNHSYDIAKEGYVNLIISNQKRSKNPGDSKEMVLARIDFLNRGFYKKISDKISEVIVEEFGKNNSEKINILDLGCGEGYYLVNLKNYMQEKNIEAAFYGFDVSKDAVKYAGKSNKDCIWAVANNFNIPAKDKSIDCILSVFSPIDIDECNRVLKDDGVFVRVLPRTDHLIQLRNIIYSEVHLNNKVYTASEDDNEYIKESNVTFDMELNKEEILSLLKMTPHYWKSTPENKEKLESYEKLTITVDMRIGIFRKK; this is encoded by the coding sequence ATGAATAATAGTTTTAGTGATAAATTATTGCTTTGCCCTGTTTGTAAGGAAAGCTTAATTAAAGATACTTCAAGTAAAGTATATAGATGTGATAATAATCATTCCTACGATATAGCTAAGGAAGGCTATGTAAACTTAATTATTAGTAATCAAAAAAGAAGTAAGAATCCAGGAGATTCTAAAGAAATGGTTCTTGCAAGAATAGATTTTTTAAATAGAGGTTTCTATAAAAAGATATCTGATAAAATTAGTGAAGTAATTGTTGAAGAGTTTGGGAAAAATAATTCTGAGAAAATAAATATTCTTGATTTAGGATGCGGTGAAGGATATTATTTAGTGAATTTGAAAAATTATATGCAGGAAAAAAATATTGAGGCAGCTTTTTATGGCTTTGATGTTTCTAAAGATGCTGTAAAGTATGCTGGAAAATCAAATAAAGACTGCATATGGGCAGTTGCAAATAACTTTAATATTCCAGCAAAAGATAAATCTATAGATTGTATATTATCTGTATTTAGTCCAATAGATATTGATGAATGCAACAGAGTTTTAAAGGATGATGGAGTTTTTGTTAGGGTACTGCCTAGAACTGATCACTTAATACAGCTTAGAAATATTATATATTCTGAAGTTCATTTGAATAATAAGGTTTATACAGCTAGCGAAGATGATAATGAATATATCAAAGAAAGCAATGTAACCTTTGATATGGAATTAAATAAAGAAGAAATCTTAAGTCTGCTAAAAATGACACCACATTATTGGAAGTCAACTCCAGAGAATAAAGAAAAATTAGAGTCATATGAAAAGTTAACTATTACTGTGGATATGAGGATTGGAATTTTTAGAAAGAAATAA
- a CDS encoding GNAT family N-acetyltransferase: MKFYIESERIGFSVWDNENEQCAYLLWGNKVVTKYISVTGNMTEEQIEKRLEKEKNTYEKHKIQYFPIYEKESNKFIGCCGLRPYDLEKNIAELGIHLLPEYWGKGYAKEACLRMIKFAFETLSFEEIFVGHNPYNLASSQLIKKLGFEYVHDEYYAPTGLNHPSYLLKKID, from the coding sequence GTGAAATTTTATATTGAGTCAGAAAGAATTGGATTTTCTGTGTGGGATAATGAAAATGAGCAATGTGCCTATCTATTATGGGGAAATAAAGTAGTAACTAAATATATATCAGTTACAGGAAATATGACAGAAGAGCAGATAGAAAAGAGATTAGAAAAAGAAAAAAATACATATGAAAAACATAAAATTCAGTATTTTCCTATATATGAGAAGGAAAGCAATAAATTTATTGGATGTTGTGGTTTAAGACCTTATGATTTAGAAAAAAATATAGCTGAATTAGGAATTCATTTATTACCAGAATATTGGGGGAAAGGTTACGCAAAAGAAGCTTGTTTAAGAATGATAAAATTTGCATTTGAAACCTTATCCTTTGAAGAGATATTTGTAGGGCATAATCCATATAATTTAGCGTCTTCACAACTTATAAAAAAACTTGGTTTTGAATACGTGCACGATGAATATTATGCACCAACAGGGCTTAATCATCCATCATATTTATTGAAGAAAATAGATTAA
- a CDS encoding GNAT family N-acetyltransferase, with protein MLKDIAIGMLSENYLLHVDMLECIRRGSAEILYASEEGVLLVDIPSQVFMISAFNNHTSENLISKIPDSAEIIAAHDKFSYDSLLKKHDYSARMICHNTVYTKKTLIPVENFDIKIKHLNTDYKDTIISNYTKAEVVDSNYIEERLKANVMLGAFINNDLCGFIGNHSEGSIGMLEVFLKYRGNGIGMALQIAATNDSLANKRYAYGQVVEGNLASTKLQKKLGFELSKDRVYWLIR; from the coding sequence ATGTTAAAGGATATTGCAATTGGGATGCTGTCTGAAAATTATCTGTTACATGTAGATATGTTGGAATGCATAAGAAGAGGTAGTGCCGAAATTTTATATGCTTCAGAAGAAGGCGTGCTTTTAGTAGATATTCCTTCACAAGTTTTCATGATTTCAGCTTTTAATAATCATACTTCTGAAAATTTAATTTCTAAAATTCCGGATAGCGCAGAAATTATTGCTGCTCATGATAAATTTTCTTATGATTCGTTGTTAAAAAAACATGACTATTCAGCTCGGATGATTTGTCACAATACAGTATACACAAAAAAGACCTTAATACCAGTTGAAAATTTTGATATTAAAATTAAGCATTTAAATACTGATTATAAAGATACTATAATTAGCAATTATACTAAGGCAGAGGTTGTAGATAGCAATTATATTGAGGAAAGACTAAAAGCTAATGTTATGCTTGGAGCGTTTATTAATAACGATTTATGTGGTTTTATTGGAAATCATTCAGAAGGTTCAATAGGAATGTTAGAAGTTTTTCTTAAGTATAGAGGTAATGGAATTGGAATGGCATTGCAGATTGCAGCAACTAATGATTCTTTAGCAAATAAGAGATATGCTTATGGACAAGTTGTAGAAGGTAATTTAGCTTCAACAAAATTGCAAAAAAAGCTTGGATTTGAATTATCAAAAGATAGAGTATATTGGCTAATAAGATAA
- a CDS encoding BglG family transcription antiterminator, protein MLRRYREILNSILNTDGCITGNELAKLCNVSIRTIRLDIKEINKLLEGYNVEIDSIMKKGYYLTEICKKRLKENDIIKSVWDQEYIAQLPNTPRERQMYIILKLTMKDYISIEELSDKLYISTSTINNDISAIKKWLKENLNLNIKYSLNKGIKLECSEWYKRNVIGWVIAKKSNASSVMKNCYYLFNHQNIVILTDKLFPIINSETKKYGYVLSGHSSQFLCNQIFIALERCKLGFRLKSTEIEEEFLPVITAIGEAILTQLKIELPEIEWLNLQQYFKSRQFIDGTDLKNINTKEAINITREFIKNVYAKFDVNIENHPKIKDTLLLYTASMINRLRFKHCIVNSIDENIIKTYPFEYKIACEMRNVVKKELGLEVTLIELAYITMHLVSTKEMWSKKLKTIIVCDFDQSIINFIKNKIFTYLNEKISFYGFYTYQEFTFGLVENLEEVDFIITTATLAGRTNIPFAIISPTMEQKDFINLYEHLENLKVTDKK, encoded by the coding sequence GTGCTAAGAAGATATAGAGAAATTTTAAATTCAATTTTAAATACAGATGGATGTATTACAGGGAACGAATTGGCTAAACTATGTAATGTGAGCATACGCACCATAAGACTTGATATTAAAGAAATAAACAAATTATTAGAGGGATATAATGTAGAAATTGATTCGATTATGAAAAAAGGTTATTACCTTACGGAAATATGTAAAAAGCGTTTGAAAGAAAACGATATTATAAAGTCAGTTTGGGATCAGGAATATATAGCACAATTGCCTAATACACCTAGGGAAAGACAGATGTATATCATTCTAAAGTTAACAATGAAAGATTATATATCTATAGAAGAATTATCAGATAAGCTTTATATATCAACTTCAACTATTAATAATGACATTAGTGCCATAAAAAAATGGTTAAAAGAAAATTTAAACTTAAATATAAAGTATTCACTGAATAAAGGGATAAAGCTTGAGTGTAGTGAATGGTATAAGCGCAATGTTATTGGTTGGGTTATAGCAAAAAAATCAAATGCCAGTTCAGTAATGAAAAATTGTTATTATCTATTTAACCATCAGAATATTGTGATATTAACTGATAAATTATTTCCAATAATAAATTCTGAAACAAAGAAATATGGATATGTATTATCAGGTCATAGCTCACAATTTTTATGTAATCAAATATTTATAGCACTTGAAAGATGTAAACTTGGATTTAGGTTAAAAAGTACTGAAATTGAGGAAGAATTTTTGCCAGTGATTACTGCAATAGGAGAAGCTATACTAACACAACTTAAAATAGAATTGCCTGAAATTGAATGGTTAAATTTACAGCAATATTTTAAGTCAAGACAATTTATAGATGGAACAGATTTGAAAAATATAAATACTAAAGAAGCTATAAATATAACAAGAGAATTTATAAAAAATGTATATGCAAAATTTGATGTGAACATAGAAAATCATCCCAAAATAAAAGATACTTTATTATTATATACAGCATCAATGATAAATAGATTGAGATTTAAGCATTGTATAGTAAATAGCATTGACGAAAATATAATAAAAACGTATCCATTTGAATATAAAATTGCTTGTGAGATGAGGAATGTGGTTAAAAAGGAATTAGGCTTAGAGGTTACATTAATTGAATTAGCATATATAACTATGCATTTAGTTTCAACAAAAGAAATGTGGAGTAAGAAATTGAAAACTATTATTGTTTGCGATTTTGATCAAAGTATAATTAATTTTATAAAGAATAAGATTTTTACATATCTTAATGAAAAGATTTCATTTTATGGGTTTTATACATATCAAGAATTTACTTTTGGATTAGTTGAAAATTTAGAGGAAGTTGATTTTATAATAACAACTGCTACACTTGCTGGCAGAACTAATATTCCATTTGCCATAATAAGTCCAACAATGGAACAAAAAGATTTTATCAATTTGTATGAGCATTTGGAAAATTTGAAAGTTACGGATAAAAAATAA
- a CDS encoding 6-phospho-beta-glucosidase, with amino-acid sequence MAFSKDFLWGGAVAAHQVEGGWNKGGKGPSIADVMTAGAHGVPRIITDGILEGMNYPNHEAIDFYSHYKEDIALFAEMGFKCFRTSIAWTRIFPKGDELEPNEEGLKFYDDMFDELLKYGIEPVITLSHFEIPYYIAKEYGGWRNRKVIDFFVRYATTVMKRYKNKVKYWMTFNEINNQKNTLNPIFAWTCSGIDFKEGEKREEVMYQAVHHELVASALVVKKGHEINPNFKIGCMCSFVPIYPFSCNPDDMMLQVEAMHDRYFFADVHCRGHYPSYAIKEWNRKGYNIKMEAEDAGILSEGIVDYLGFSYYMSDAVKSGVNAEDKDSVTGGSSSSVKNPFVKASDWGWQIDPVGLRYSLNLLYERYELPLFIVENGFGAIDIKEADGSCNDDYRIDYLKSHIKEMEKAIELDGVDLMGYTPWGCIDCVSFTTGEMKKRYGFIFVDKDNEGNGTLARSKKKSFDWYKKVIASNGEEL; translated from the coding sequence ATGGCTTTTAGTAAAGATTTTCTATGGGGTGGTGCTGTTGCAGCGCATCAAGTTGAAGGTGGATGGAATAAAGGTGGAAAAGGTCCTAGTATTGCAGATGTTATGACAGCTGGGGCACATGGAGTGCCAAGAATAATTACTGATGGAATACTTGAAGGAATGAATTATCCGAACCACGAAGCTATCGATTTTTATAGTCATTATAAGGAAGATATCGCTTTATTTGCAGAAATGGGCTTCAAATGCTTTAGAACAAGTATTGCTTGGACACGTATTTTTCCAAAAGGTGATGAATTAGAGCCTAATGAAGAAGGTTTAAAATTTTATGATGATATGTTTGATGAATTATTAAAGTATGGAATTGAACCTGTTATTACCTTAAGTCACTTTGAAATACCATATTATATAGCTAAAGAATATGGTGGGTGGCGTAATCGTAAAGTTATTGACTTCTTTGTAAGATATGCTACTACAGTAATGAAACGTTATAAAAACAAAGTTAAGTATTGGATGACTTTTAATGAAATTAATAATCAAAAGAATACTTTGAATCCAATTTTTGCATGGACTTGTTCAGGAATTGATTTTAAGGAAGGGGAAAAAAGAGAAGAAGTAATGTACCAAGCTGTTCATCATGAATTGGTTGCTAGTGCATTAGTTGTTAAAAAAGGACATGAAATAAATCCAAACTTTAAAATTGGATGTATGTGCTCTTTTGTTCCTATATATCCTTTCTCTTGCAATCCTGATGACATGATGCTTCAAGTTGAAGCAATGCATGATCGTTATTTCTTTGCTGACGTGCATTGCAGAGGACATTATCCTTCTTATGCAATAAAAGAATGGAATAGAAAAGGCTATAACATAAAGATGGAAGCTGAAGATGCTGGAATTTTATCTGAAGGGATTGTAGATTATTTAGGTTTTAGTTATTATATGTCAGATGCAGTTAAATCAGGTGTTAATGCAGAGGATAAGGATTCAGTAACTGGAGGCTCAAGTTCCAGTGTTAAAAACCCATTTGTAAAAGCTTCAGATTGGGGATGGCAAATTGATCCTGTTGGATTAAGATATTCTTTAAATCTGTTATATGAAAGATATGAACTTCCATTGTTCATAGTAGAAAATGGATTTGGAGCTATTGATATTAAAGAAGCTGATGGATCATGTAATGATGATTATAGGATAGATTATTTAAAATCGCATATTAAGGAAATGGAGAAAGCTATAGAATTAGATGGAGTTGATTTAATGGGATATACTCCATGGGGATGTATAGATTGTGTTTCCTTTACTACAGGTGAAATGAAAAAACGTTATGGATTCATATTTGTTGATAAAGATAATGAAGGAAATGGAACTCTAGCTAGGTCTAAAAAGAAATCTTTTGATTGGTATAAAAAAGTAATTGCTTCTAATGGAGAAGAATTATAA
- a CDS encoding Lin0368 family putative glycerol transporter subunit, whose product MKFLKSALGYFLASIIINGFWGIFTGKLGPFGGYLAALFLTGSSWYIAHYLGLIKHDEDSAFIDMALAIGLSLVVKGYLLYGINSVISSIPTFICIAIGAILGGYVSVVIEKNIEAKKLKKKIRDVNSEIIDNRCGGELCQDKL is encoded by the coding sequence ATGAAATTTTTAAAAAGTGCACTTGGATATTTTTTAGCTTCAATTATAATAAATGGATTTTGGGGAATTTTTACAGGTAAACTTGGCCCTTTTGGAGGATATCTTGCAGCATTATTTCTTACAGGATCGTCTTGGTACATAGCGCATTATTTAGGATTAATCAAACATGATGAAGATTCAGCTTTTATTGATATGGCTTTAGCTATAGGTCTTTCTTTAGTAGTAAAGGGCTATTTATTATATGGAATAAATTCTGTAATAAGTTCAATACCAACTTTCATATGTATAGCAATTGGTGCAATTTTAGGAGGATATGTATCTGTAGTTATAGAAAAAAATATTGAAGCAAAAAAATTAAAGAAGAAGATTAGAGACGTAAACTCAGAAATAATTGATAATAGATGTGGAGGAGAATTATGCCAGGACAAGCTATAA
- a CDS encoding Lin0368 family putative glycerol transporter subunit: MPGQAIITTIIGAFIFPIFIRLFWGRLVNKFGAIGGFLSAIIIVGTIWVMNHGIEKHLIQQSGSTWIDMAWAAAIGVFTASVVAGGKIKKSLPNIGSAIVGGICGGIVLVLMF, translated from the coding sequence ATGCCAGGACAAGCTATAATTACAACAATAATTGGAGCATTTATATTTCCTATATTTATTAGGCTATTTTGGGGAAGGCTTGTAAATAAATTTGGAGCTATTGGCGGATTTTTATCAGCTATAATTATAGTAGGAACAATATGGGTAATGAATCATGGTATTGAAAAGCATTTAATACAACAAAGTGGAAGTACTTGGATAGATATGGCTTGGGCAGCTGCTATTGGAGTTTTCACAGCATCTGTTGTAGCAGGAGGGAAAATTAAAAAGTCACTTCCTAATATTGGTTCAGCTATAGTTGGCGGTATATGTGGAGGAATAGTACTTGTACTTATGTTTTAG
- a CDS encoding aldo/keto reductase — translation MLYRELGRTNEKVSVLGFGCMRMPIINGDTTKIDEEKATKMLRHAIDEGVNYVDTAYPYHGTGMGSGGESEPFVGRALKDGYREKVNLATKLPSWLIKTREDMDKYLNEQLERLQTDKIDFYLVHALNKGSWENLKKLGINEFLDSAIKDGRIRYAGFSFHDKLDVFKEIVDYYDWSFCQIQYNYLDEDFQAGTEGLEYAASRGLGVVIMEPLRGGKIVRDLPEEILNTFDKSEIKRSPAEWALRWVWNHPEVSVVLSGMNIMDNVTENLRVANEALPNSLNENELEIMESVKKAFEERIKVNCTACEYCMPCPAGVNIPKNFSCYNEYNVFVTPATKKELKNRYNGIDESERADKCVECGKCESHCPQAIKIREELKNVKALFA, via the coding sequence TTGTTGTATAGAGAACTTGGAAGGACAAATGAAAAGGTTTCGGTATTGGGGTTTGGTTGTATGAGAATGCCAATAATTAATGGAGACACAACTAAAATTGACGAAGAAAAGGCTACAAAAATGCTTCGCCATGCAATTGATGAAGGGGTGAATTATGTTGATACCGCTTATCCTTATCATGGGACTGGAATGGGAAGTGGAGGAGAAAGTGAACCATTTGTAGGTAGAGCTTTAAAAGATGGATATAGGGAAAAAGTTAATTTAGCTACAAAACTTCCTAGCTGGTTAATAAAAACTAGAGAGGATATGGATAAGTATTTAAATGAGCAATTAGAACGCTTACAAACAGATAAAATTGATTTTTATTTAGTACATGCATTAAATAAAGGCTCATGGGAAAATTTAAAGAAATTAGGAATAAATGAGTTTCTAGATTCTGCTATTAAAGATGGAAGAATAAGATATGCAGGATTTTCTTTTCATGATAAATTAGATGTATTTAAGGAAATTGTAGATTATTATGATTGGTCATTTTGTCAAATTCAATATAATTATTTAGATGAAGATTTTCAAGCAGGAACAGAAGGTCTGGAATATGCAGCGAGCAGAGGATTAGGTGTCGTTATTATGGAACCACTTAGAGGTGGTAAGATTGTTAGAGATCTTCCAGAAGAAATATTAAATACTTTTGATAAGTCTGAAATTAAAAGATCACCAGCTGAATGGGCTTTAAGATGGGTATGGAATCATCCAGAAGTGTCAGTAGTATTAAGTGGAATGAATATAATGGATAATGTTACTGAAAATTTAAGAGTTGCAAATGAAGCACTACCAAATTCTTTAAATGAAAATGAACTTGAAATCATGGAGAGTGTGAAAAAGGCATTTGAAGAAAGAATAAAAGTTAATTGTACAGCTTGTGAGTATTGTATGCCATGTCCAGCAGGAGTTAATATTCCAAAGAATTTTTCTTGTTATAATGAGTATAATGTATTTGTTACTCCAGCAACAAAAAAAGAACTTAAAAATAGATATAATGGGATTGATGAGTCAGAAAGAGCTGATAAATGTGTAGAATGTGGTAAATGTGAAAGTCATTGTCCACAGGCTATTAAAATTAGAGAAGAATTGAAAAATGTTAAAGCTTTATTTGCATAA